TTTGATGAGAACTCATCTGATCATACAATCGAATTCGTACAACTTGACTTGCCAGATTTGCCTGAACTCCCTCCACACTATCACACAACAAAAAACCTCCCACCCCATCTCGAACCAACCCTCAAGCGTGCGTTCCATATGGCAAAAACCAACTTCCAAAACATACTCAACAATTTGAAACCTGATTTGCTAGTCTACGATGGTTTCCAACCATGGGCCTCAGAGCTAGCTGCACTGAATCATATCCCTTCTGTTCTTTTCCTAGTTGTGGGAGCAGTGAACTTGTCTTTCGTTTATCATAGCCTTAGATGCAGAGTCTCTGGTGCTAATGAGACTTACCCTTTCCCCGAAATTTTTTATAGGGACTATGAGATAAAGAAGATATTAGCCAAGCTACAAGAATCCAAAGCAAAAGAAGGTGACGCATTAGATGTTTTTAAGAGCATTGAACTATCTTCTGATATTGTTTTGGTGAAAAGCTGGAGAGGAATTGAGGGGAAATATATTGATCACTTATCTTCCTCTTGCGGGAAGAAACTGGTTGCTGTAGGACCTCTTAGTAATCAAGAAGATAACGGCAAGGAGGCGGACAGCTATTCCCTTATCATTGAATTTCTGAATAGTAAAGATGAAGCATCAGTggtttatgtttcttttgggAGCGAATATTTCCTGTCGAAGGAAGAAAGGGAAGAGATAGCAGGAGGGCTGGAGCTGAGCAATGCTAACTTCATATGGGTAGTTAGATTTCCAGTTGGACATGCCATTGGCCTCGAAGAAGCTTTACCAGAAGGGTTTCTTGAGAGGGTGAAAGGAAGAGGGATGGTGGTGAATGGATGGGCACCACAGGCTAAAATTCTTGGGCATCGAAGCACGGGTGGTTTTGTGAGTCACTGTGGATGGGGTTCTGTGATCGAAAGCATATATTATGGGGTTCCGTTGTTGGCCTTGCCAATGCATCTTGATCAGCCTCTTCACGCAAGACTTGCAGTAGAGATTGGTGTTGGTATTGAGATTCTCAAGGATGAAGATGGACAGATAAAGAGGGAAGAGATTGCTAGAGTCATAAACGAGGTGGTTGTCAAGAAGACAGAGGGAAAACTACAGGGACAAAAAGCTATAGAATTGAGTAAAAAGTTAAGAGAAGAAGGTGAAGAAGAGTTGCATGAAGCAATAGAGAAGCTCAGGTCATTATGCAGCAAAAACAAGTAATAAGACTTTGGTATTTAGCTCTGAGTTGAGTTGGCCTAGTTTGGTAAGAACTAGTACTCCATTCTGGAATTTagtctttttcctttcaattttattagaatttaagcACTTAATATTGTTATCAAATATGCATCCGTATTGTGTCGAATGCGTACGTAATGAATCCTGAATTGTGGTGATTTTGTTACTTAGGAAAACTATACATTATAATTTTTAACGATGCATCAATTCTTCTTGTGGAATGTTTTGGATATTATGTTGGTAACGGATATAACTCGGGCTATATCTGGCAGTTCAACAGATGACAGctaaaggaaaacaaatgaatgGCTGAAAGGAATGATGCTTTAGATTTCTGACTTGCTTAATTTGCAATGAGAAGTATATTTTTCTCATGTTAATTATGTATGAAATTAGTGATAATATATTCATTAGCATTCTCAGAAAATCACAGAGTTAGTCTACTTTGTCAAATTTCATAGTTGGCAGCATGTTCATGACTTCACGTAACTTCTTATGCTGAGGAGAATGATCAAAATTCATGCTATTTTCTGGTATTCCTCTTAAGTACCAAATGGATGTTCAttaaaagaagtttttttttcttttttctttttgatattCAATGTTGTGTTTTTAAAAGAAGTTCATTTATCATTTGGATGTTCTCATTGCGCGCCAATACCTAAAATTTTACACTCGAAAGGACCAAAAATGATGCTGTATATATCTCAATCTTGTTTTATAGTAATTGGGATAAAGAACCTATTTTCAACCATTCTTATTAAGTTAAAATATAACCATGtacaattaattaaaaaaaacttGCCTGCATATAATGATCTTCTTCAGTCTGCCAATACAAGCATCCAACCAATAATGGGTGGGAAAAAACTAAAACAAGAGGTTACTCAATTATGCAACCAACCTTCGGATTGGGATGACAAATCCCTCTTATTTCCTTGAGCTCTTGCAGGAAACAGCTAATCAGCCTAATTGTTGTGACAAGGGAAATAATCACAAATAACTTACTTGTTGTGGTTATCAAATCAGCCTAAGCTAGGATTTATTGtttttgaagagaaaaataagaaaaggaaCCAGCGAGAAAGGAACGGCTCCATCCTTGTTTTTATTCCCCACGAGACTAGTTTAATGCCCAACGGACCTCCTCCAAACGTCTGCTTCTTCTCTAAAGGATAAGAGTCCTTTTTCAACTCTAATACTAATATGACCAGATCAAAACATAAGATATTCTTGCTCATGCACCTAAATAACTAATCAAGTATAACCCCTTTAGGAAATTACAAATGTATCAGCAGAGATTTTAAACTGTACCCACTTTACAACTAGTGACATTAGGACTTCACAACAAGTTAAAAT
This portion of the Coffea eugenioides isolate CCC68of chromosome 11, Ceug_1.0, whole genome shotgun sequence genome encodes:
- the LOC113754166 gene encoding beta-D-glucosyl crocetin beta-1,6-glucosyltransferase-like, whose translation is MEGTIRESNAPRFRILMFPWLAHGHISPFTELSKRLAKSNFQVYLCSTEINLNFMKRSAKFDENSSDHTIEFVQLDLPDLPELPPHYHTTKNLPPHLEPTLKRAFHMAKTNFQNILNNLKPDLLVYDGFQPWASELAALNHIPSVLFLVVGAVNLSFVYHSLRCRVSGANETYPFPEIFYRDYEIKKILAKLQESKAKEGDALDVFKSIELSSDIVLVKSWRGIEGKYIDHLSSSCGKKLVAVGPLSNQEDNGKEADSYSLIIEFLNSKDEASVVYVSFGSEYFLSKEEREEIAGGLELSNANFIWVVRFPVGHAIGLEEALPEGFLERVKGRGMVVNGWAPQAKILGHRSTGGFVSHCGWGSVIESIYYGVPLLALPMHLDQPLHARLAVEIGVGIEILKDEDGQIKREEIARVINEVVVKKTEGKLQGQKAIELSKKLREEGEEELHEAIEKLRSLCSKNK